The proteins below are encoded in one region of Conger conger chromosome 17, fConCon1.1, whole genome shotgun sequence:
- the LOC133116438 gene encoding gap junction alpha-8 protein-like: MGDWSFLGNILEEVNEHSTVIGRVWLTVLFIFRILILGTAAEFVWGDEQSDYVCNTQQPGCENVCYDEAFPISHIRLWVLQIIFVSTPSLVYVGHAVHHVHMEEKRKEREEAEISRQQEMNEERLPLAPDQGSVRTTKETSTKGSKKFRLEGTLLRTYICHIIFKTLFEVGFVVGQYFLYGFRILPLYQCSRWPCPNTVDCFVSRPTEKTVFIIFMLAVACVSLFLNFVEISHLGLKKIHFVFRKSPQQQAEGGLVPDKSLTSMAVSSIQRAKGYKLLEEDKPVSHFYPLTEVGMEAGRLPISFETLEKLEEAGPPENISKVYDETLPSYVETTESEEGVLQEEDEEEEEEEEEPPAEAEVEATETIEDTRPLSSLSRASSKARSDDLTV; the protein is encoded by the coding sequence ATGGGTGACTGGAGCTTCTTGGGAAACATTTTAGAGGAAGTAAACGAACACTCGACGGTGATAGGGAGAGTGTGGTTGACGGTGCTCTTCATCTTTAGGATTCTAATTCTGGGCACTGCCGCCGAGTTTGTCTGGGGCGACGAGCAGTCGGATTATGTTTGCAACACCCAGCAGCCGGGTTGCGAGAACGTCTGCTATGACGAGGCCTTCCCCATCTCCCACATCAGGCTGTGGGTGCTCCAGATCATCTTCGTCTCCACGCCGTCGCTGGTGTACGTGGGCCACGCCGTGCACCACGTCCACATGGAGGAGAAgcgcaaggagagggaggaggccgAGATCAGCCGCCAGCAGGAGATGAACGAGGAGCGGCTCCCGCTGGCGCCTGACCAGGGCAGCGTCAGGACCACCAAGGAGACCAGCACCAAGGGCAGCAAGAAGTTCCGCCTGGAGGGCACCCTCCTGAGGACCTACATCTGCCACATCATCTTCAAAACCCTGTTCGAGGTGGGCTTCGTGGTGGGGCAGTACTTCTTGTATGGCTTTCGCATCCTGCCCCTGTACCAGTGCAGCCGCTGGCCGTGCCCCAACACCGTCGACTGCTTCGTCTCGCGCCCCACCGAGAAGACcgtcttcatcatcttcatgcTGGCCGTGGCCTGTGTCTCCCTCTTCCTCAACTTCGTGGAGATCAGCCACCTGGGCCTCAAGAAGATCCACTTTGTTTTCCGCAAGTCCCCCCAGCAGCAAGCGGAGGGGGGGCTTGTCCCAGATAAGAGCCTGACCTCCATGGCTGTCTCCTCCATCCAGAGGGCCAAGGGCTACAAACTGCTGGAAGAGGACAAGCCCGTGTCCCATTTCTATCCCCTGACGGAGGTGGGGATGGAGGCCGGCAGACTCCCCATATCATTTGAGACATTGGAGAAGCTGGAGGAGGCAGGACCCCCAGAAAATATATCTAAGGTATACGACGAGACCTTGCCTTCCTACGTTGAGACCACTGAATCAGAGGAAGGGGTGCTacaggaggaggatgaggaggaggaggaagaagaagaggaaccTCCGGCTGAAGCTGAAGTGGAGGCCACTGAGACGATAGAAGATACCAGACCACTGAGCAGTCTGAGCAGAGCCAGCAGCAAGGCCAGGTCAGATGATCTGACGGTATGA